Within Agarivorans litoreus, the genomic segment CGGGTGATACAAAAATGAATTGTTTACAGCATGCCATTAAGCAATCGCTACATTTTGCCTATGCCCACCATATTCAACGCTTAATGGTTACTGGGAACTTTTGTCTACTTACGGGAATTGATCCGGCGCTAGTCGACCGCTGGTATTTAGGTATTTACATTGACGCCATAGAATGGGTAGAAATGCCAAATACCCGTGGCATGAGCCAATTTGCCGACGGCGGCATTGTTGGTTCAAAAGCTTATGCTGCCAGTGGCAACTATATTAACAAAATGAGCGACTATTGCTCTGATTGTATTTATAACGTTAGCAATACAATCGAAGATGATGCTTGCCCGCTAAATTCTTTATATTGGCAATTTATGCATAGTCACCAACTACAAATGGGGAATAACCCAAGGACTAAACTAGTATTTAGCTCTTGGCTTAAGAAGTCAGAACAACAACGCATAGCTGTACTCGATAAAGCAAAGCACTGCTTAAACGACATAGAGAACCTGTAATCTGTCTATAAATTGCCTTATGGTCGTTTGTGTTTGATGCAAAACACTTACTTCGCATCAAACGCGATCAGCCAGTCAAAATTTCATCGCATAAAGCCATCGCCTAAGTACAAGTTGACTTATCTAGCGATAGTTGAGCAGTATTGGCGAAATCAGCAAAGCCTTCTATATCAGTATGCCCCAAGCAGACACCTGCACCTATATAAGCCAATTAGGGCCTCATAGACAGAGTTTAACTTAGCCATGGTAGATTCTTAGTGATAGGTTTAGATGGATCTTGTGGGTCTTAACGACTAGCCAAACTTCTAAGAACTAAGCAGATATTTCGCCTTCAGTTACTGGCAAAGTTACCATCAACAATGATGTCAGATAGTTAATACGCAAGAGTTTGTCAAACTGTTAACATTGACAGTAACCAAAGTTGTCCGTAAGTGCTTTAATTTAGTTAACTAATCGTAATTACGGCTAGTTCTCGCGTTCTGTTCAACTTGAGAGTGGTTGGCTATGGCCACTCCCGACCTTAAATATTGGTTGAATATGTTTTGCCTTTATATTGCCACTTTTATTAAGTGGCTTTTTTTTTGCCAATATGTCTTTGTTCAACCTTTACAACACGCGTTATAGTTTAATTCTTCAAAATATTGCTGTATAAGCCTGCTCTAATTATTTTATTTGGAGGGGTATATACGTGTCTAAATTCTTTTTTAAAGGCCGTATTGAAAAAAAGCCGAAACATGAAAGCTTTGGCTTTAACACGAAGCGTGATGTGAGGATCGGGACTGAAGAAAGCCCTTTGTCGTTGCAGGTAAAAAGTAAAGAACGCCAGACAGAGCTTCAACAGCGTGCCACAGAATATGGGATTGTTGTAGATATCGCCGTAGATGCCGAAGCTGACGAAAATACTGAACAGTTAGAGCTGTTAATTGCAAAACCAATCACAAAAGTAGTTGAGAAAACGCCTAAGCGTAATGAACCATGTAGCTGTGGAAGTGGTAAAAAATTTAAAAAGTGTTGTGGTTAAGAAGGAAGCTTGAGCCTCCTTCTTTAAAAACTACTTTAAGTTTTTCCAGTGAATTTCAACTTCATTTTCATCAATGGTGACATAAGCTGATTCTTCGGTAATCGTTACCGACATATCCATGGTGCGTTGAGTAAAACTGGCTAATGTGACCATTTCGTCCCAACTCAACTGCCATACTTCTACGTCCAACAAGTTGATTTTATTTTCTGTTTGTTGCCACCACGTATCGGATTTTGAATTAAAGCAATACACCTTGGCGTATTTAGCCGATCTGGTAGCTTTTTTAATTCGCTCTGGGCTTGGTTCTCCTACATCAATCCACAGTAGGGTGCCACCTTCTAAAGATTTTTGCCAAATGTCTGGTTGCTCTACTTCACTAAGTCCTTTGGTAAATTCTAATTCTGCTTCTGCATTCAAACAAAAGGCCATTGTACGCGCCATCATACGCTCTAATGTTTCAGATGGATGTTGAGCAATAGTGAGATTTATGGTGTCGTAATAATTGCGGTTTAAGTCAGATAATGAAATACGTAATTTGTATATTGTAGGTTTTAGCGCCAAAAGAAAGTCTTCTCATTAGTAGTGCTAGGCGGTTAACTTAGCTAATTAATACTGTGAGAATGCGCCTTTTAGCGATAAAACTCAATAAAAATTTAGTCTGGATAAGCGTTTCTTATTTCAAGGAATTCATCAAAATTATTCACTAAAATATCTACCAACTGCGGATCGAAATGCTTGCCTTTTTGCTCAATAATAAACTGTTTGATTTCTTCATTAGTCCAAGGCTCTTTATAGGAGCGTTTAGAACCTAATGCATCAAATACGTCAGTAATTGCCATTATTCGCCCCACTAAAGGGATGTTTTCACCTGAGAGTTGTCGCGGGTAACCACTACCATCCCATTTTTCATGGTGGCATAAGGAAATTTCTGCTCCTAAGCGAGCGATAATTTTATTAGAATCCGCTAATAGATCGTAACCTACTTGCGCGTGCGTTTGCATGATCTTCCATTCTTCAGCATCTAACTTACCGGGCTTGTGTAAAATAGACTCTGGAATAGCAATTTTACCTAAGTCGTGCAGCGGTGCGGCGTGTTTAAATGCTTCCACGAACTCTGGGTCAAAATCGAGTTTTTGGGCCATTAATTCACAAATCAGAGACACACGTTTTACGTGAGATCCCGTTTCTTTACTGCGTTGCTCGATAGCATCACCAATAATGAAAATTAGCTCTTTTTGAGTATCTTGAATTTCTTCTTTAATGGTGAGGTTTTCAAAAGTGAGCGCGATATTGGTGGCAAAAACTTCAAGCAAGCCTTTTTCGATGTCGTCTAGTGGGTTTTCATGTTGCACGTATAAAAGGCTAACGCTGCGACTATCAGTTGGATAAAACCCAACATAGCAGTTTTCGGTGACCAGTGTTTTCTTTTCTTCCAATGCGCGTTTTAAAAGTTGTTTGACGTTGTCGGGAATTTTGCTTTGGTCGAAATTATATTCATTGTGTTCGTTAGTTACAAAATCCCCCGTTGCCGCTAGAACATTAAATGATTGATGACGCAGTACATCTTCGGTAAGCGTTGTAATGTACATTGCTGAGCTTTCTAACTGAAATAGCTCTACCAGTTGTTTCAATACCGCTGACCCAAAGTGGTACAAGGTTTTACTTTTAAGTACCAACGATGTTGATTCTATAACCTGCATCAATCCTTGTCGGTGACGCTCAATAAACAGAATATCTCGGTAAGAACGAATGGCAGAATAGGTAATGGTTTTTAGTTTAGTGGCCGTTAATTCTGTTTTGCTTTTGTAATCGTTGATGTCGTAGTCTTTGATCACAGATTCTTCAGGAGCTTGACCTGGTTGCCCGGTGCGTAAAATTAAACGTGTTGCATGGTTTTCTTTAGTTTCTCGGATCCACCTAACTAACTCTAAACCCGCATGATCGGTCTCCATAACAACATCGACTAGGGCTATAGCGATGTCGTTATGTTCTTCAAACATTCGTTGTGCTTCTTCTGCACTATAGGCAGAGAGAAACTCAAGTTTATACCCATCAATTTCTACGTCAGACAATACCAACCGAGTTACTGAATGGATTTCGGCTTCATCATCAATGACCAACAACTTCCATGTGGGTTTGGCAACTTCTTCTGAAGGCTCGTCGAGATCATCGATGAAAAGAAAGTCACTCATACCTTACTCCATTATTCTTAGATACAGTAAAATTAGAACAGCAACTGCATAATATCAAAGACTATTATTCAGTTGCTTAAGAAAACTTAGAGGCTAAGCGCGTTATTGCTTCGTTAAAGATTCAAAAACTAGTCATAGTTCGATAAAATCGATTCAAACTCAATTACTTGAAATCTATGGAAAGTAGACTTAACAGCCAAAATATACTGCCTCCTGTAATCATTTTATCGATAGCGAGTGCATTGCTTATTTGGTATTCGTCTTTATCTGCACATACCCAAGATATTATCTACTGGATGCCCTATGGCTTAGCTGCCATTACCGCTATGTTGGCGCTTCAATTTAACCGACGTCAACTGATTACTGTGTTGATTGTAAATACCTTTAGTTACTGGCTTATCGCTACTTATCTACAGCAACCATTGAGTATTCCAGAAGCAAAGTTTGCTTTTACAGCGGTGTGTTTGTTCATCCCTGTCAATTTGGTGTTGAATCAGTTTATCAATGAAAATGGCAGTACAACCCCAAGAGCATTAAGCATTTATGTTTTTTTGTTAGTCCAAATGGCTGGTATATCGCTAGCACTGAACTTTTTTGTTGCTGACACCGCAGAATTTATTACTAAATGGTTCGAGCCTAGGCCCAGAGAAGGTTTAGTAATGAGCTTAGCTGCATTAGGCTTGTCTGCAGTTTGTATAGTCGCTGCTTTTATTCGCTGGGCTTATAAGTCTACAAGTTTGACCATAGGATTGTTTTTTAGTTTTATTGCCAGTCTCTTCCCGCTTATTTTTTTAGACCGAGAAGCTATTTCTTCGATATTTTTTACTGCATCGATGTTAATTATCCTATATGCAGGGTTTAGAGCTTCCCACGAGTTAGCTTATCGAGATGAGTTGACCGGGTTACTCGGTAGAAGGATGCTTTTTGAAAAACTTGCTGGTATGTCTAAAAACTATAGCCTAGCAATGGTAGACATTGACCATTTTAAAAAGTTTAACGATACCTATGGCCATGATGTTGGTGATGATGTCTTAGCTATGGTGGCATCTAAGCTGGATCAAATTGAGGGAGGTGGACAAGTTTTTCGGTATGGAGGCGAAGAGTTTACCGTTTTGTTTCGAGGTAAAAAACGCGATCATGCCATTGCGTTTTTAGACGACATTCGTGAAATCATCTCTGAAACTCCGTTTGCAATTAGGGATAAAACCAGCCGCGAAAAAGGTGATAAAACAGCTCGAAATCAGCAAGCCAAGCCTAAAAATACAGTGCAAATTACTGTAAGTATTGGTGTAGCTGAAAAAGCGAATCACCACGCCAGCGCCGAGGAAGTAATTAAAGAAGCAGACAACGCGCTTTATAAAGCAAAAAACAAAGGTCGAAACGTAGTAGTTGGTTAAGTTTTACAGTGCCTTTTAAAAAGGGGTAAACGATATCTCGTTTACCCCTTTTAGTTGAACTTAGAATAAGATTAAACTACTGCTGCAATGGCAGCACAAAGCGCTTCCATGTTGTCTTTAGTCATACCAGCTACGCTAATGCGACCTGAACCAACAATGTACACGCCATGTTCCTTTTTTAAGGTTTGTACTTGCTCTTTAGATAAACCAGAGAATGAGAACATACCATTTTGGCGTTGAATAAAGCTGTAGTCGCCTGTTGCGCCTTTAGAGGCTAAAGTCGCTACGAACAAATCGCGCATTTCTTTAATACGATCACGCATTTCAGCTACTTCTGCTACCCATTGCGCTTTTAACTCGGCATCTTGCAAAATAGTAGTCACTACTGCTGCACCATGTGATGGTGGGTTTGAGTAGTTTGCACGAATACCGGCTTTAACTTGACTAAATGCGGTTGCACCCTGCTCTTTATCAGCTGCGACTAAGGTAAATGCACCAACTCGTTCGTTATACAAACCAAAGTTCTTAGAGAAAGAGCTGGCCACAAGTAGCTCTTTAATCTGTTTAGCGAAGATACGTAAACCAGCAGCATCCTCTTCAACGCCAGTAGCGAAACCTTGGTAAGCAAAATCAAACAACGGTAGCGCTTTTTTGGCTGCTGTTAAGCTGGCTAGCTGTTCCCATTGCGCTGGTGTTGGGTCAATACCGGTTGGGTTATGACAGCAACCGTGGAATAGCACTAATTCACCTTCTGCAACTTGCTCTAGAGACGTTAGCATTGCATCAAAGTCGAGATCTTTAGTTTCAGCATTGTAGTAGTCGTATGCTTTAACTTCTAAGCCAAGCGCTTTAAAAATATTACCGTGGTTTGCCCAAGTTGGATTACTAACCCATACAGTGCGTACACCTAAGTGGTTATATGCAAACTCAGCTGCGTTATGCAGTGCGCCTGTTCCGCCTGGTGATTGTGCTGTAAATCCACGTTGGCTGACTACGATTTCACTGTTTGCACCAAATAGTAATTTCTGAACTTCTTTACCGTAAGCAGGATTACCTTCAATACTAAGGTAAGATTTGGTGGCCTCGTTTTCTAAAAGTCGCTTCTCTGCGATTTTAACCGTAGCCAAAACCGGGGTTTGACCGGCTTCATTTTTGTAAATACCAACACCAAGATTGATTTTATTGGGACGCTCATCAGCTTTAAAAGCTTCTGTTAGCCCTAAAATTGGATCTGCTGGGGCAGCGGATACGCGCTCAAACATAATTTCCTCACTACTAATTACATACCTGTATTGTGCGAAGATTACCTTAAGTCGCTAAACCTGTCTTTAGGGACAGAAAAAAATATCGGGAAAATTTTGATTTAACGCATTAATTTGGATAAAGCCGCTATTTTTGGTAATTTTTAAGGTCTGAGATTCCACCGACGAGCGCAATCAATTAAGATGCCCGTAAGGCTTATGAGAGAAACCACTATATGGATTTAAGTTTAGGTTTTATCGTAAAAAAATGGTTAGGCTCGCTACTAATGCCGCTTAATATTTCGTTGTTCTTTTTGTTGCTTTCTTTTTATTTTGGCATCACAAAACGTCCGTATCGCGCAGCAGCTACTCTGCTACCCGCGTTGGCTATTTTGTTGATTACAAGCAACCCTTGGTGGGTAAACAAGCAGCTTCTTATTAGTGAACGAGAGGTAATGCCTCCAAGTCAACTTGTAGACAGTTTCGATTTTGTTGTTGTTTTAGGTGGTGGTCATATTAGTGATCCAATGCTTTCCCCGACTGAGCAATTAAGTCGCTCATCATTTGCACGTATTTCCAAAGGTATTGAGTTAAGCTTGGTTAATCCGCAGAGTCGGTTGATTGTGTCTGGATATGGCGGCAGCGATCCAAGCAGTAATGCAGAGCTTATGGAAAAAGTAGCCCGGCAAGCTAACATTCCTCCAGCTAACATTATCACCATACCTAAAGCTAAAGACACCGAGCAAGAAGCAGCTGTTATTGCCACTTACATAGGACAGCGCCCTACAGCATTAGTGACTAGCGCAACCCACATGAAGCGTGCTTTACATCACTTCAATAAGTATTCAAGCAATATAAGTCCTGTGCCTACCGATTACTTGGGAAAAGAAGTTCAGGGAGAACAACGGCTTTATGAGTTTTTACCCGATGCGCGCTTTATTCATAGGTACGACGCTTTATGGCATGAAAAGCTTGGTATTTGGTGGCAAAAAATACGTACTTATTTTTCTTAATCGTTTGTTTTAGATCAGCAATTTACAGTTTTAAAGAGATAATTTTCTTTAAACACTACGTTTTTGTAATTTATTCACTATAATCGAGCCAATTTATTTAAAGGAGAGACGCACAATGAGACAACCTCTTGTAATGGGTAACTGGAAACTAAACGGTACTAAAGATTCTGTTACCGCATTAGTAAATGGCTTAATCGAACCAGCTAAAGCAGCTACTAACGTGCAAACTGCAATTTGCCCACCAGTAGTATTTTTAGGTCAAGTTGAAGCCTTAGTGGGTGATGCTCCAATCGCTTACGGTGCACAAGATGCAAGTGTAAACACTTCTGGTGCATTCACTGGTGAAAACTCTCCAGTAATGTTGAAAGAATTTGGTTGTACATACAACCTAGTGGGTCACAGCGAGCGTCGTCAGTACCACAATGAAACTGACGCTGTAGTTGCTGCTAAATTCAAAGCGATTCAAGAAAACCAACTAGTACCTGTACTTTGTATTGGTGAAACTCTTGAAGAAAACGAAGCAGGTAAAACTGAAGCTGTAGTTGAAACTCAACTTAAAGCTGTTATCG encodes:
- a CDS encoding PBPRA1643 family SWIM/SEC-C metal-binding motif protein; this translates as MSKFFFKGRIEKKPKHESFGFNTKRDVRIGTEESPLSLQVKSKERQTELQQRATEYGIVVDIAVDAEADENTEQLELLIAKPITKVVEKTPKRNEPCSCGSGKKFKKCCG
- a CDS encoding YaeQ family protein, translating into MALKPTIYKLRISLSDLNRNYYDTINLTIAQHPSETLERMMARTMAFCLNAEAELEFTKGLSEVEQPDIWQKSLEGGTLLWIDVGEPSPERIKKATRSAKYAKVYCFNSKSDTWWQQTENKINLLDVEVWQLSWDEMVTLASFTQRTMDMSVTITEESAYVTIDENEVEIHWKNLK
- a CDS encoding DUF3369 domain-containing protein, which translates into the protein MSDFLFIDDLDEPSEEVAKPTWKLLVIDDEAEIHSVTRLVLSDVEIDGYKLEFLSAYSAEEAQRMFEEHNDIAIALVDVVMETDHAGLELVRWIRETKENHATRLILRTGQPGQAPEESVIKDYDINDYKSKTELTATKLKTITYSAIRSYRDILFIERHRQGLMQVIESTSLVLKSKTLYHFGSAVLKQLVELFQLESSAMYITTLTEDVLRHQSFNVLAATGDFVTNEHNEYNFDQSKIPDNVKQLLKRALEEKKTLVTENCYVGFYPTDSRSVSLLYVQHENPLDDIEKGLLEVFATNIALTFENLTIKEEIQDTQKELIFIIGDAIEQRSKETGSHVKRVSLICELMAQKLDFDPEFVEAFKHAAPLHDLGKIAIPESILHKPGKLDAEEWKIMQTHAQVGYDLLADSNKIIARLGAEISLCHHEKWDGSGYPRQLSGENIPLVGRIMAITDVFDALGSKRSYKEPWTNEEIKQFIIEQKGKHFDPQLVDILVNNFDEFLEIRNAYPD
- a CDS encoding GGDEF domain-containing protein, which encodes MLIVNTFSYWLIATYLQQPLSIPEAKFAFTAVCLFIPVNLVLNQFINENGSTTPRALSIYVFLLVQMAGISLALNFFVADTAEFITKWFEPRPREGLVMSLAALGLSAVCIVAAFIRWAYKSTSLTIGLFFSFIASLFPLIFLDREAISSIFFTASMLIILYAGFRASHELAYRDELTGLLGRRMLFEKLAGMSKNYSLAMVDIDHFKKFNDTYGHDVGDDVLAMVASKLDQIEGGGQVFRYGGEEFTVLFRGKKRDHAIAFLDDIREIISETPFAIRDKTSREKGDKTARNQQAKPKNTVQITVSIGVAEKANHHASAEEVIKEADNALYKAKNKGRNVVVG
- a CDS encoding amino acid aminotransferase, coding for MFERVSAAPADPILGLTEAFKADERPNKINLGVGIYKNEAGQTPVLATVKIAEKRLLENEATKSYLSIEGNPAYGKEVQKLLFGANSEIVVSQRGFTAQSPGGTGALHNAAEFAYNHLGVRTVWVSNPTWANHGNIFKALGLEVKAYDYYNAETKDLDFDAMLTSLEQVAEGELVLFHGCCHNPTGIDPTPAQWEQLASLTAAKKALPLFDFAYQGFATGVEEDAAGLRIFAKQIKELLVASSFSKNFGLYNERVGAFTLVAADKEQGATAFSQVKAGIRANYSNPPSHGAAVVTTILQDAELKAQWVAEVAEMRDRIKEMRDLFVATLASKGATGDYSFIQRQNGMFSFSGLSKEQVQTLKKEHGVYIVGSGRISVAGMTKDNMEALCAAIAAVV
- a CDS encoding YdcF family protein; this translates as MDLSLGFIVKKWLGSLLMPLNISLFFLLLSFYFGITKRPYRAAATLLPALAILLITSNPWWVNKQLLISEREVMPPSQLVDSFDFVVVLGGGHISDPMLSPTEQLSRSSFARISKGIELSLVNPQSRLIVSGYGGSDPSSNAELMEKVARQANIPPANIITIPKAKDTEQEAAVIATYIGQRPTALVTSATHMKRALHHFNKYSSNISPVPTDYLGKEVQGEQRLYEFLPDARFIHRYDALWHEKLGIWWQKIRTYFS
- the tpiA gene encoding triose-phosphate isomerase produces the protein MRQPLVMGNWKLNGTKDSVTALVNGLIEPAKAATNVQTAICPPVVFLGQVEALVGDAPIAYGAQDASVNTSGAFTGENSPVMLKEFGCTYNLVGHSERRQYHNETDAVVAAKFKAIQENQLVPVLCIGETLEENEAGKTEAVVETQLKAVIDLCGVEALENAVIAYEPVWAIGTGKSATSEQAQAIHAHIRSWLAAQSATVAEKVQILYGGSVKAATAKELFSQPDIDGALVGGASLMAEEFGAIIAAAN